In Paenibacillus xylanilyticus, the genomic window CCGGAGGACAACGCAAGAGGGTGGCTCTAGCGTCTGCGCTAATTCACCCCTGTGAGCTTCTTATTCTGGATGAGCCGACGAACCATATCGATAATGATTCTGTTGTTTGGCTGGAGCAATATCTGCAAAAACGTCGCGGTGCACTCCTCATGATTACGCATGATCGCTACTTCCTGGATCGTGTGGCGAATGTGATGCTGGAGCTGGACCATGGACGTTTGTTCCGTTATGAAGCAAACTACACCCGCTTCCTTGAGCTCAAGGCTGAGCGGGAAGAGCGCGAATCAGCCTCGGAGCAAAAACGGCAAAACCTGCTGCGTACAGAGCTTGCCTGGATCCGTCGCGGGGCCAAGGCGCGGACTACGAAACAAAAAGCAAGAATTGACCGTTTCGAACAGTTAAAGGATCAACAGGGGCCGAATCGTTCTGGCTCTTTGGAGGTTTCGGTAGGCTCTACTCGTTTGGGCAAGAAGATTCTTGAGATTGAGCACTTATCCAAATCTGCAGGTGGACGGAAATTAATTGAGGACCTGAACTATATCGCTGTGCCTGGTGACCGGGTAGGTATTGTGGGTCCGAATGGCAGTGGTAAATCGACTCTGCTGCAGCTGATCTCAGGTAAACTGGAACCGGATGCTGGAGAAGTCGTTCTCGGTCCAACCGTTAATCTGGGCTATTTTACGCAAGAGCATCAGGAGATGAATGAATCTCTGCGTGTTATTGAATATATCAAGGAAGTGGCCGAGAATGTGCGGACGGCAGATGGATCCCTGATCACGGCAGCCCAGATGCTGGAACGGTTTCTCTTTACTCCTGCGTCGCAGTGGACGCCAATATCCCGTCTGTCAGGTGGGGAGAAACGTCGTCTATATCTGCTGCGTATATTGATGGCTGCGCCCAATGTATTGCTGCTGGATGAGCCCACGAATGATCTGGATATTCAGACGCTGGCGGTACTCGAAGATTACCTGGATGACTTCCCTGGTGTTGTTTTCGTTGTCTCCCATGATCGCTATTTCCTGGACCGTACAGTGGATAAAGTGCTAGCCTTCGAGGGCAACGGAGCTATCCGGGTACATGTTGGCGACTACAGTGAGTATGCCGAATGGATGCTGAAGAATGCACCGGGAGTTTCTCAGGTGAGTGATACTGGGTCAGCAGCGAAAAAAGCAAAAACAGATGAGGTTAAGCCTGCTGCATCTACGGCCAAGCCGAAGCTGAAGTTTAGCTTCAAGGAACAACGGGAGTATGATCAGATCGACGAGAATATTGAGAAAGCCGAGGCTAACCTTGCGCGGATCAACACGGCGATGGAGGAATCCTTCAGTGATTCAGCCCGTTTGCAGGAACTCATGGCAGAGCAGGCTGAAGCAGAGCGTCATCTGGAAGAACTGATGGAACGTTGGACGTTCCTGAATGAGCTTGCAGAGCAGATTGAGAAAAGCAAATCCTAATCTAAAAGTACAAATCGTCATCCTTTAAAATAGGGCTTAACGCCTTGTTTTGAAGGGTGGCGATTTTTTTATATGAAACGTTAGCCATATCCATTACGTTGTAAGTATTAAGGAAATCATTCCAGTGAAAGGAGAGAACACCACATTTATGTATAAAGAATTGAATGAACAACTGGCTGTGCTCAAGGAAAAGGGGAGAATTTACGAGAAATGGAACAATCGCCTGGAGAAGTTGAACCAGGAAGAAGCTGAGTGGAAGGCGAAAGTACAGCGGCGCCTGGAGCATCTCCGGAAGGAGCAGAAAGATGTGGACCGGCTGAATGGCATGACCTTATCTGCATTTTTCTATAACTTGATTGGTAAAAAGCAGGAGAAGCTGGAGAAGGAAGAACTCGAATTAATGGAGAGTAAGGCTGAGTATGATACCGCATGCCAAATGTTACAAGACATTCACGAGCAGAGGAAAGAAGTGCAGCGCGAACTGGATGAGCAGAGTAAATATCGATTCTGGGAAAATGATTACAAGGTGCTGTGGGGTAAAAAGGAAAATCAACTGCTGGCGAATCACGATGAACTTAGGCAATTGGCAGAGGATCTGGAACATTTACGCGGAGAAATGAAGGAACTTAAGGAGGCAGACCGCGAAGGGGAACGACTGCTAAGTGCACTAGGCCGTGCGGGGGATGCGCTCAAGTCTGCAGGGAATTGGGGAATATACGATATGGTGGGCGGAGGTATGATATCCACTCATATCAAACGCGGTCGTATGGATGACGCTCAATCTGCCTTAACGGAAGCGGGAAGACATTTGAAGCGATTCCAGAAGGAGCTTGAAGATGTGAAAATGGCGGTACACGCTGACCTGGAGCTTGGAGGATTATTATCCTTTGCAGACTACTTCTTCGATAATCTCTTCGTGGACTGGATGGTGCAGGACAAAATCCGAAAAGCCGAATCGCAGGTGGAAGAGGGCCGTCTTACCGTCCGTCGTACATTGCATGTGTTAAAAAATGAAATTCGTGATCATGAGAGGCAATTAACACAAATCGAGCAGCAATATCGTCAGTATGTGGAGCAGGCTGATTAAGGTGGATGTCCAGTTAGGAGAACATGATAGGGTAAAAAAAGATGCCAGACAGCGATGTGAGCTGTTGCTGGCATCTTCCTATAC contains:
- a CDS encoding ABC-F family ATP-binding cassette domain-containing protein; translated protein: MNIMTVEQISKSYGEKILFKDASFGMGDQDKIGVVGVNGTGKSTFLRVIAGMEPADEGQIAIGNDVRIQFLAQNPEFNPDNTVLQQVFEGDSPEMRTVREYTETMELLELNPSDPALQERLLRLNQQMEQLQTWQMESEAKSILSKLGIRQFDALMGNLSGGQRKRVALASALIHPCELLILDEPTNHIDNDSVVWLEQYLQKRRGALLMITHDRYFLDRVANVMLELDHGRLFRYEANYTRFLELKAEREERESASEQKRQNLLRTELAWIRRGAKARTTKQKARIDRFEQLKDQQGPNRSGSLEVSVGSTRLGKKILEIEHLSKSAGGRKLIEDLNYIAVPGDRVGIVGPNGSGKSTLLQLISGKLEPDAGEVVLGPTVNLGYFTQEHQEMNESLRVIEYIKEVAENVRTADGSLITAAQMLERFLFTPASQWTPISRLSGGEKRRLYLLRILMAAPNVLLLDEPTNDLDIQTLAVLEDYLDDFPGVVFVVSHDRYFLDRTVDKVLAFEGNGAIRVHVGDYSEYAEWMLKNAPGVSQVSDTGSAAKKAKTDEVKPAASTAKPKLKFSFKEQREYDQIDENIEKAEANLARINTAMEESFSDSARLQELMAEQAEAERHLEELMERWTFLNELAEQIEKSKS